One segment of Theobroma cacao cultivar B97-61/B2 chromosome 9, Criollo_cocoa_genome_V2, whole genome shotgun sequence DNA contains the following:
- the LOC18589669 gene encoding probable plastid-lipid-associated protein 12, chloroplastic isoform X1, with amino-acid sequence MAVAAQVGAATYLNVWRNLALNPPPSLFKPSANPNPNRLTLHICRCSLVNEQQASFTEQEKRLIDALIGIQGRGRSASSNQLNDAERAVQVLEGQEGMPDPTSSDLIEGRWQLMFTTRPGTASPIQRTFVGVEFFSVFQEVYLRTNDPRVSNIVKFSDSIGELKVEAAASIKDGTRIIFQFDRAAFSFKFLPFKVPYPVPFRLLGDEAKGWLDTTYLSRSGNLRISRGNKGTTFVLQKKTDPRQKLLAAISTGTEVREAIDEFISLSKSVSKDEPVLLEGEWQMIWSSQLETDSWIENAGNGLMGSQIVKNGQMKFSVNILPGVRFSMIGKFVKSGTKTYNVTMDDAALIGGPFGYPLEMETKINLELLYSDDKIRISRGYNNILFVHLRKDGSK; translated from the exons ATGGCTGTGGCTGCGCAAGTGGGAGCGGCAACATATCTGAACGTATGGCGAAACCTGGCTTTGAACCCTCCTCCGAGCCTTTTCAAACCCTCCGCAAATCCCAATCCCAACCGCTTAACCCTCCACATTTGTCGGTGTTCTCTGGTGAATGAGCAGCAAGCTTCCTTCACAGAGCAAGAAAAGCGGCTCATCGACGCCCTCATTGGAATCCAAGGCCGAGGACGATCGGCTTCTTCTAACCAGCTCAAT GATGCGGAGCGTGCAGTTCAAGTTCTAGAAGGCCAAGAAGGCATGCCAGACCCC ACAAGCTCTGATCTAATTGAAGGTCGGTGGCAATTGATGTTTACGACTAGACCTGGCACAGCATCTCCAATTCAG AGAACATTTGTCGGGGTCGAATTTTTTAGCGTATTTCAAGAGGTCTATCTTCGGACAAATGATCCACGTGTTTCCAATATCGTAAAATTTTCTGACTCAATAGGTGAGCTAAAAGTAGAG GCAGCAGCATCAATCAAAGATGGAACACGAATCATCTTCCAGTTTGACAGAGCAgccttttcatttaaatttttaccaTTTAAGGTACCATATCCAGTCCCATTTAGACTTCTTGGAGATGAAGCAAAGGGCTGGTTAGACACTACATATCTGTCTCGTTCTGGAAATCTACGCATCTCAAGAGGAAATAAG GGCACTACATTTGTGCTTCAAAAGAAGACTGATCCTAGGCAAAAGTTGCTAGCAGCCATTTCCACAGGAACGGAAGTTAGAGAG GCAATTGATGAGTTTATCTCCTTAAGCAAGAGTGTATCTAAAGATGAACCAGTACTCTTAGAAGGAGAATGGCAGATGATATGGAGCTCACAG TTGGAGACAGACAGTTGGATAGAAAATGCTGGCAATGGTCTTATGGGCAGTCAG ATTGTCAAGAATGGACAGATGAAGTTTTCAGTGAACATCTTACCTGGGGTCAGGTTCTCCATGATTGGCAAGTTTGT CAAATCTGGCACAAAGACTTACAATGTTACCATGGATGACGCAGCCCTTATTGGTGGTCCATTTGGATACCCTTTAGAAATGGAAACCAAGATCAATCTGGAGCTCCT ATACAGTGATGACAAGATCAGGATTTCCAGGGGctacaataatattttatttgttcacCTACGAAAAGATGGGTCAAAATAG
- the LOC18589669 gene encoding probable plastid-lipid-associated protein 12, chloroplastic isoform X2, which translates to MAVAAQVGAATYLNVWRNLALNPPPSLFKPSANPNPNRLTLHICRCSLVNEQQASFTEQEKRLIDALIGIQGRGRSASSNQLNDAERAVQVLEGQEGMPDPTSSDLIEGRWQLMFTTRPGTASPIQRTFVGVEFFSVFQEVYLRTNDPRVSNIVKFSDSIGELKVEAAASIKDGTRIIFQFDRAAFSFKFLPFKVPYPVPFRLLGDEAKGWLDTTYLSRSGNLRISRGNKGTTFVLQKKTDPRQKLLAAISTGTEVREAIDEFISLSKSVSKDEPVLLEGEWQMIWSSQLETDSWIENAGNGLMGSQIVKNGQMKFSVNILPGVRFSMIGKFVFRSSVNPNAEIIKLRKSAAMSL; encoded by the exons ATGGCTGTGGCTGCGCAAGTGGGAGCGGCAACATATCTGAACGTATGGCGAAACCTGGCTTTGAACCCTCCTCCGAGCCTTTTCAAACCCTCCGCAAATCCCAATCCCAACCGCTTAACCCTCCACATTTGTCGGTGTTCTCTGGTGAATGAGCAGCAAGCTTCCTTCACAGAGCAAGAAAAGCGGCTCATCGACGCCCTCATTGGAATCCAAGGCCGAGGACGATCGGCTTCTTCTAACCAGCTCAAT GATGCGGAGCGTGCAGTTCAAGTTCTAGAAGGCCAAGAAGGCATGCCAGACCCC ACAAGCTCTGATCTAATTGAAGGTCGGTGGCAATTGATGTTTACGACTAGACCTGGCACAGCATCTCCAATTCAG AGAACATTTGTCGGGGTCGAATTTTTTAGCGTATTTCAAGAGGTCTATCTTCGGACAAATGATCCACGTGTTTCCAATATCGTAAAATTTTCTGACTCAATAGGTGAGCTAAAAGTAGAG GCAGCAGCATCAATCAAAGATGGAACACGAATCATCTTCCAGTTTGACAGAGCAgccttttcatttaaatttttaccaTTTAAGGTACCATATCCAGTCCCATTTAGACTTCTTGGAGATGAAGCAAAGGGCTGGTTAGACACTACATATCTGTCTCGTTCTGGAAATCTACGCATCTCAAGAGGAAATAAG GGCACTACATTTGTGCTTCAAAAGAAGACTGATCCTAGGCAAAAGTTGCTAGCAGCCATTTCCACAGGAACGGAAGTTAGAGAG GCAATTGATGAGTTTATCTCCTTAAGCAAGAGTGTATCTAAAGATGAACCAGTACTCTTAGAAGGAGAATGGCAGATGATATGGAGCTCACAG TTGGAGACAGACAGTTGGATAGAAAATGCTGGCAATGGTCTTATGGGCAGTCAG ATTGTCAAGAATGGACAGATGAAGTTTTCAGTGAACATCTTACCTGGGGTCAGGTTCTCCATGATTGGCAAGTTTGT CTTCAGAAGCTCTGTAAACCCAAATGCAGAAATAATTAAGTTAAGAAAAAGTGCAGCCATGAGCTTGTGA